From one Gallionella capsiferriformans ES-2 genomic stretch:
- a CDS encoding methylated-DNA--[protein]-cysteine S-methyltransferase: MDYQAKLSAPFGILGIRCEDDALTGIDFLPLTHSAERASGPFAQTVCEQLARYFDKPDAQFSLALKYPATAYRQRVWQAISAIPCGQTRSYGELARQLNSGAQAVGQACGANPIPIIIPCHRVVGRAGLGGFMNSTGATTLDIKRWLLAHEGITG; this comes from the coding sequence ATGGACTATCAGGCAAAACTATCCGCCCCGTTTGGCATCCTCGGCATCCGCTGCGAAGACGATGCGCTGACCGGAATCGATTTTTTACCCTTAACACACTCAGCAGAGCGTGCCAGCGGTCCGTTTGCCCAAACGGTCTGCGAACAATTGGCGCGTTACTTTGACAAACCCGATGCACAATTTAGCCTTGCGCTCAAATACCCGGCAACCGCGTACCGGCAACGCGTCTGGCAAGCGATATCGGCTATTCCCTGCGGCCAGACGCGTAGCTACGGCGAGCTGGCCCGGCAATTAAATTCGGGTGCACAGGCAGTCGGTCAAGCCTGCGGCGCCAACCCGATTCCCATCATCATCCCCTGTCATCGTGTCGTGGGCCGTGCCGGATTAGGCGGGTTTATGAACAGTACCGGCGCTACCACACTGGATATCAAACGCTGGTTGCTGGCGCATGAAGGAATAACAGGGTGA
- the xerD gene encoding site-specific tyrosine recombinase XerD: protein MNNAELLDEFADSLWLEDGLSRNTLDSYRRDLNKFSDWLRNQRGQDLLQTTHADLQGYIADLFIVQKAKPSSAGRNLSSLKRLFRYLLRQGKIAIDPTLKIDTPKLPRNLPQSLTEQDVEQLLAAPDIETSLGLRDRTMFEVLYATGLRVSELVSLGIGQLDMDMGVVRVAGKGNKERLVPLGEVALDWLQSYLDDSRGVLLAGRISDDLFVTARGSGMTRQMFWYLIKKHAKQGGLDKPLSPHTLRHAFATHLLNHGADLRVVQMLLGHADISTTQIYTHVARERLKQLHAKHHPRGSPAPVGQ, encoded by the coding sequence GTGAACAACGCCGAACTGCTCGATGAATTCGCAGATTCACTCTGGCTGGAAGACGGGCTGTCGCGCAATACGCTGGATAGTTACCGGCGCGATCTGAACAAATTTTCTGACTGGCTGAGAAACCAGCGCGGGCAAGATCTGTTGCAGACCACGCATGCCGATCTGCAAGGCTATATCGCCGATCTGTTCATCGTACAAAAGGCCAAACCCAGCTCTGCTGGACGCAATCTCTCCAGCCTCAAACGCTTGTTCCGCTATCTGCTGCGTCAGGGGAAAATTGCGATCGACCCCACCCTGAAAATCGACACCCCCAAGCTGCCGCGCAATCTCCCGCAGTCGCTGACCGAACAGGACGTTGAGCAGCTTTTAGCCGCCCCCGACATCGAAACATCGCTGGGGCTGCGGGATCGCACCATGTTTGAAGTGCTGTACGCTACCGGCTTACGCGTATCGGAACTGGTATCCCTCGGCATCGGCCAGCTCGACATGGATATGGGCGTAGTGCGTGTCGCCGGCAAAGGCAACAAGGAGCGGCTCGTCCCGCTGGGCGAAGTCGCGCTGGACTGGCTGCAAAGCTATCTTGATGACAGTCGCGGCGTACTGCTGGCAGGACGCATCAGCGACGATCTGTTCGTCACCGCCCGAGGCTCCGGCATGACGCGGCAGATGTTCTGGTATCTGATCAAAAAACACGCAAAACAAGGCGGGCTCGACAAGCCGCTCTCTCCGCACACCTTGCGCCATGCCTTTGCCACGCACCTGCTCAATCACGGCGCTGACTTGCGCGTGGTGCAGATGCTGCTGGGGCACGCCGATATTTCGACCACACAGATTTACACCCATGTCGCCCGCGAACGCTTGAAGCAACTGCACGCCAAACATCACCCCAGAGGATCACCGGCGCCCGTCGGCCAATGA
- a CDS encoding VanZ family protein — MSELFISESRARLRTLLAIGYTLFIAYVSLSPFTGWRDQGLRFNDVLSIPLLSTFTPFDAVVNVLAYIPFGFLVGLALRARFAVAASLLVALACGICLSAGMEFLQMYLPSRTSSNLDVLTNSSGTLIGTLLAVNVASWSWFRLGLMRWRSSQFHHGREMDFGLALLALWVFGQINPSLPMLGNVFITEAVHQPFVAPLPEPFSWRETGVVTLNLLMLGALLLSLLRAPRRVASSLLVVLSMVALIKFIAAAVLLKSWALLLWINGEAMLGILLGLAILILLLWIPRATVNAAGALVAVSYFLMVNFMVDGNTPAAAMSVYHWHYGHLLNYNGLAQTITLIFPALLLFHLWRIRNV; from the coding sequence ATGAGCGAACTTTTTATCTCCGAATCCCGTGCACGGCTGCGCACGCTGCTGGCGATCGGCTATACCCTGTTCATCGCCTACGTCAGCCTGTCGCCTTTTACCGGCTGGCGCGACCAGGGCCTCCGTTTCAACGATGTACTCAGCATACCGCTGCTATCGACATTTACCCCGTTTGATGCCGTCGTCAACGTGCTGGCGTATATTCCCTTCGGTTTTCTGGTTGGCCTGGCGCTGCGGGCGCGTTTCGCCGTAGCGGCGAGTTTACTCGTCGCGCTCGCGTGCGGCATCTGCTTGTCGGCGGGCATGGAGTTTCTGCAAATGTACCTGCCTTCGCGCACCAGTTCCAATCTGGATGTGCTGACCAATAGTAGCGGCACCTTAATCGGCACCTTGCTAGCAGTGAATGTCGCCTCCTGGAGCTGGTTTCGTCTGGGGCTCATGCGCTGGCGCAGCAGCCAGTTCCATCACGGCCGCGAGATGGATTTTGGCTTAGCACTCCTCGCACTCTGGGTGTTCGGACAGATCAATCCGTCCTTGCCAATGCTGGGCAACGTGTTTATCACCGAAGCGGTGCATCAACCCTTTGTAGCGCCGTTGCCTGAGCCATTCAGCTGGCGGGAAACCGGCGTCGTCACCCTCAACTTATTGATGTTAGGCGCTTTGCTGCTGTCTTTACTTCGCGCCCCGCGCCGCGTCGCATCGTCCCTACTGGTGGTACTGAGCATGGTCGCCTTGATAAAATTTATCGCCGCTGCCGTACTGCTCAAATCCTGGGCGCTGCTGCTTTGGATCAACGGCGAGGCGATGCTGGGCATTTTACTGGGCCTCGCGATCCTCATCCTGCTGCTATGGATACCGCGGGCGACCGTGAATGCGGCAGGTGCGCTGGTGGCAGTGAGCTATTTTTTAATGGTGAATTTCATGGTGGATGGCAACACGCCGGCCGCCGCGATGTCGGTGTACCACTGGCATTACGGGCACTTGCTCAATTACAACGGTCTGGCGCAAACCATCACGCTGATTTTCCCGGCCTTGCTGTTATTTCATCTGTGGCGGATACGCAACGTATAA
- a CDS encoding (2Fe-2S) ferredoxin domain-containing protein encodes MSHFDKHVFFCTNQREDGSDCCGNHGAQKARDYVKNKVKELGISARGNSIRINSAGCLDRCDEGPVLVIYPEGVWYTFIDESDLDEIIAEHLQHGRIVERLKI; translated from the coding sequence ATGAGTCATTTCGATAAGCACGTTTTCTTCTGCACCAATCAGCGTGAAGACGGCAGCGATTGTTGCGGCAATCACGGTGCGCAAAAGGCGCGGGACTATGTCAAAAACAAGGTCAAAGAACTGGGTATTTCTGCACGCGGCAACAGCATCCGGATCAATTCCGCCGGCTGTCTCGACCGCTGCGATGAGGGGCCGGTTCTGGTGATTTACCCTGAAGGCGTCTGGTACACCTTTATCGATGAATCGGATCTCGATGAAATCATCGCAGAACACTTGCAGCATGGCCGCATCGTCGAGCGTCTGAAGATTTAA
- a CDS encoding alpha/beta hydrolase: protein MVTQSKITLAGPTGQLEGMLHLPDSEPVAIAVVAHPLPTMGGTMDNKIVTTLCKTFAELGFATLRFNFRGVGASCGEFDSGNGEVEDLLAVVQHARDAFGHLPLILSGFSFGGYVAARAAEHIQPQPNKLVLIAPAVVRFAMPPVAHNSLVIHGEQDEVIPLSDALDWARPQHLPLVVFPEAGHFFHGRLQQLKQIVLREFNGCRL from the coding sequence ATGGTGACGCAAAGCAAAATCACCCTCGCAGGCCCTACCGGTCAGCTCGAAGGCATGCTGCATCTGCCGGATTCTGAACCCGTCGCCATTGCCGTGGTAGCGCACCCGCTGCCCACTATGGGCGGCACGATGGATAACAAGATCGTCACCACGCTATGCAAGACTTTCGCAGAGCTAGGATTTGCCACGCTGCGTTTTAATTTTCGCGGCGTAGGCGCAAGTTGCGGCGAATTCGACAGTGGCAACGGAGAAGTGGAAGACCTGCTGGCAGTCGTGCAGCACGCGCGGGATGCCTTCGGGCATCTGCCGCTGATCCTGTCGGGATTTTCATTCGGCGGCTATGTTGCCGCGCGCGCAGCAGAGCATATTCAGCCGCAACCCAACAAACTGGTATTGATTGCGCCTGCCGTCGTGCGTTTCGCGATGCCGCCCGTGGCCCATAATTCGCTGGTGATCCACGGCGAACAGGACGAAGTGATACCGCTAAGCGATGCCCTGGACTGGGCACGCCCGCAGCATTTGCCGCTGGTGGTATTTCCCGAGGCAGGACATTTTTTCCACGGCAGATTGCAGCAGCTCAAGCAAATCGTGCTTCGCGAATTTAACGGGTGTCGTCTATGA
- a CDS encoding ATP-binding cassette domain-containing protein: MNRVIVAENLVKQYAGQRVVDGISLDIVRGECFGLLGPNGAGKTTTLRLLLGLIAPDSGHIELLNHPIPGDAREARLRVGVVPQMDNLDPDFTVTENLMVYGRYFGMTDAQIKARLPELLEFANLTHKADAKVPTLSGGMKRRLTLARALVNDPDVIFLDEPTTGLDPQARHLIWQRLRELTARGKTLVLTTHFMDEAERLCHRLAVMDNGRIISQGSPRDLIAENIEPEVVEVFGEQAADWAISHAAHHTQRFEVSGESVFCYVNDAQPLLLELQQHAELRYVHRPANLEDVFLKLTGREMRE; the protein is encoded by the coding sequence ATGAACCGCGTCATTGTGGCCGAAAATCTGGTGAAGCAATACGCAGGTCAGCGCGTCGTCGATGGCATCAGTCTCGATATCGTGCGCGGCGAATGTTTTGGCCTGCTGGGGCCGAACGGTGCGGGAAAAACGACCACCTTGCGACTGCTGCTGGGCTTGATTGCACCGGATAGCGGCCATATCGAATTGCTCAATCACCCGATACCAGGAGATGCCCGTGAGGCGCGGCTGCGCGTCGGCGTCGTGCCGCAAATGGACAATCTCGACCCCGACTTTACCGTGACAGAAAACCTGATGGTATACGGCAGATACTTCGGCATGACGGATGCGCAGATCAAGGCGCGTCTACCGGAACTGCTGGAGTTCGCCAATTTGACGCATAAGGCCGATGCGAAAGTCCCGACGCTGTCAGGCGGCATGAAACGGCGTCTGACGCTGGCGCGCGCACTGGTCAACGATCCAGATGTGATTTTTCTCGACGAGCCGACCACAGGCCTTGATCCACAGGCACGCCATCTGATCTGGCAGCGCCTGCGCGAACTGACGGCGCGCGGCAAAACGCTGGTGCTGACCACGCACTTCATGGATGAAGCCGAGCGACTCTGTCATCGTCTGGCCGTGATGGACAACGGGCGCATCATCAGTCAGGGCTCACCGCGCGACCTGATTGCCGAAAATATCGAGCCCGAAGTCGTCGAGGTATTTGGCGAACAGGCGGCCGACTGGGCGATTAGCCATGCGGCACATCACACTCAACGCTTCGAAGTCAGCGGCGAATCGGTGTTTTGCTATGTGAATGACGCGCAGCCGCTGCTGCTCGAATTGCAGCAACATGCCGAATTACGCTACGTGCATCGTCCGGCCAATCTCGAAGACGTATTTCTAAAACTAACGGGGCGGGAGATGCGGGAATGA
- a CDS encoding ABC transporter permease, whose protein sequence is MKVNIFALPQFSLRFFPIWRRNYMVWKKMAGPSILGHLADPVIYMLGLGYGLGGMLPEIGGMSYIAFLSAGTVCYSTMNSASFEALYSGFARMHEQRTWEAILNTPITLDDIVLSEMFWAASKSLLSGIAVLMVIWVLGLSHSLMSLWIIPLALLVGLCFAALGLIVTALAPGYEFFMFIRTPNSI, encoded by the coding sequence ATGAAAGTGAATATCTTTGCACTACCGCAATTTAGTCTGCGTTTTTTCCCTATCTGGCGGCGCAATTACATGGTCTGGAAAAAGATGGCAGGCCCGTCCATTCTGGGACATCTGGCCGATCCTGTGATCTATATGCTGGGTTTAGGTTACGGCTTGGGCGGCATGCTGCCCGAAATCGGCGGCATGTCCTACATCGCCTTTTTGTCCGCCGGCACGGTCTGTTACAGCACGATGAACAGCGCCAGTTTCGAGGCGTTATATTCCGGCTTCGCGCGCATGCACGAGCAACGCACCTGGGAAGCCATCCTCAACACCCCGATCACGCTGGACGATATCGTGCTCTCGGAGATGTTCTGGGCGGCGAGCAAGAGCCTGTTATCGGGCATCGCAGTGCTGATGGTGATCTGGGTACTGGGCTTATCGCACTCGCTGATGTCGCTGTGGATCATTCCGCTGGCCCTACTGGTCGGGCTGTGCTTCGCGGCCCTGGGACTGATTGTGACGGCACTGGCACCGGGCTATGAATTTTTCATGTTTATACGGACGCCAAATAGTATTTGA
- a CDS encoding IS4 family transposase: MNRGKTVFAQLLDFVPFNHFEYLTERFAANHGIKHFSAWSQFICMAYAQLTRRDGLRDLVACLNSQKSKLYHIGIRSKVSRSTLADANERRDWRLFEALGHRLISIALELYRDEDIGLGLKEPLYAMDSTTIDLCLTLFPWAEFRSTKAAVKAHTIIDLRGSIPVFLSITTGKVHDVNLLDVIPFPAGTIVVIDRGYLHFARLYALHQRQVTFVIRAKNNLRFTWIASREVDKATGLRCDQTILLATPKSKTAYPERLRRVSFRDPETGKHLVFLTNRFDLPALTIANIYKNRWQIELFFKWLKQNLAIKHFYGNSLNAVKSQIWIAICVYLLVSIAKKQLNLPASQQILLNLFEVNMFDKTPINQMVANAIQNLDEPDISKQLNLFDF; the protein is encoded by the coding sequence ATGAATCGGGGCAAAACAGTTTTCGCACAATTGCTGGACTTCGTGCCGTTCAATCATTTCGAATATCTGACCGAGCGCTTTGCCGCCAACCACGGGATCAAGCATTTCTCCGCATGGAGCCAATTCATCTGCATGGCCTATGCACAACTGACCCGGCGCGATGGCTTGCGTGATTTGGTTGCCTGTCTCAATTCTCAGAAGAGCAAGCTTTACCATATCGGTATCCGCAGCAAAGTATCCCGTTCCACACTGGCCGATGCCAACGAACGGCGCGACTGGCGGCTGTTCGAGGCACTCGGCCATCGTTTGATCTCCATAGCGCTCGAACTGTACCGGGACGAGGACATCGGCCTGGGACTCAAAGAACCGCTCTACGCCATGGACTCGACCACCATCGATCTGTGCCTGACGCTGTTCCCCTGGGCGGAATTTCGTTCAACCAAGGCCGCCGTCAAAGCGCACACCATCATTGATCTGCGCGGTTCAATCCCTGTGTTTCTGTCCATTACCACCGGCAAGGTTCACGATGTCAATCTGCTCGACGTGATCCCATTCCCCGCTGGCACCATCGTCGTCATTGATCGGGGCTACCTGCACTTCGCCAGATTGTATGCGCTACACCAGCGCCAAGTTACCTTTGTCATCCGCGCAAAGAACAATCTCCGCTTTACCTGGATTGCGTCGCGCGAAGTGGACAAAGCCACTGGATTACGCTGCGATCAAACCATACTGCTGGCGACACCCAAATCAAAAACCGCTTACCCGGAACGCCTGCGCCGGGTTTCTTTCCGCGACCCGGAAACCGGCAAGCATTTGGTGTTCCTGACCAATCGCTTCGATTTGCCCGCGCTGACCATCGCCAATATCTACAAAAATCGCTGGCAAATCGAACTGTTCTTCAAGTGGCTCAAGCAAAACCTTGCCATCAAACATTTCTATGGCAATTCCCTCAATGCCGTCAAATCCCAAATCTGGATCGCAATATGCGTTTACCTGCTGGTCAGCATTGCCAAAAAACAGCTCAATCTTCCTGCCTCCCAGCAGATTTTACTGAATCTTTTTGAGGTCAATATGTTCGATAAAACCCCAATAAATCAAATGGTTGCAAATGCGATACAGAATCTTGACGAACCGGACATCAGTAAACAATTGAATCTATTCGATTTTTAA
- the phnF gene encoding phosphonate metabolism transcriptional regulator PhnF produces the protein MSLYAIDRDTGITLYAQIAEVLERDYVRQGAAGDRLPAEGELAARFAVNRHTLRRAVDELISQGLLERRHGVGIFITDQLLDYRVGANTRFTQTLADIGISTDTRVIRKMITPAPAGVARNLALLADEPVLWLETLRLADGLPFCVISHFLPVKPFSELLDDYAGGSLHDFLEKNHGALHRTESLVTAVLPQGDDAKLLGITQNRPVLRVKSLNVLDRDNSPVEYAITRFRADRIQLRITP, from the coding sequence ATGAGTCTTTACGCAATTGATCGCGACACCGGAATTACCCTTTACGCACAAATCGCCGAAGTGCTCGAGCGTGACTATGTTCGTCAGGGCGCGGCGGGCGATCGATTGCCTGCGGAAGGTGAGTTGGCGGCACGCTTTGCCGTTAATCGTCATACTTTGCGTCGTGCCGTTGATGAACTGATTTCGCAAGGATTGCTTGAGCGGCGTCATGGTGTAGGTATTTTTATTACTGATCAGTTGCTCGATTATCGCGTAGGTGCCAATACGCGTTTTACTCAAACGTTGGCCGATATCGGTATTTCTACCGATACACGCGTGATACGAAAAATGATTACTCCTGCGCCTGCGGGTGTTGCGCGCAACTTGGCGCTGCTGGCTGACGAACCTGTTCTTTGGCTTGAAACATTACGCTTGGCCGATGGCTTGCCCTTCTGTGTTATTTCCCATTTTCTGCCTGTTAAACCATTTAGCGAATTGCTGGATGACTATGCCGGCGGCTCGTTGCATGACTTTTTAGAGAAAAATCACGGCGCACTTCATCGTACCGAAAGTCTGGTAACCGCCGTGCTTCCTCAAGGCGACGATGCAAAGCTGCTGGGAATTACCCAAAATCGGCCCGTCTTGCGGGTCAAGAGTTTGAACGTGCTGGATCGGGATAACTCTCCGGTCGAGTACGCCATTACCCGGTTCCGCGCAGACCGGATCCAACTGCGCATCACACCCTAA
- the phnD gene encoding phosphonate ABC transporter substrate-binding protein, with the protein MQFNKLVLSMLIGASLMSATAAVQARELVLGLIPADNNEEMIKTFEPMRAYLEKKLGQKVKMFTATDYAGVIEAMKKKRVDIAWFGPLSYYLAEQEAGAEAFAVGIREGSNSATYKSIIVTPCDSGIKSIMDLQGKSVAFVDPASTSGGLMPSYMVKQATGKMPQEFFGKFTYAGSHDAAELAVKNKTVDAAADNDITYPKMLEKGLITKESNCIIAESSPLPGSPLVYRGDLPKELKAQIRDAILNADKEIKVTGYGKISHYVAVEPKDYQMIRNMVKELGLKKEQLK; encoded by the coding sequence ATGCAATTTAACAAACTTGTTCTTTCCATGCTGATCGGCGCTTCGCTGATGAGTGCAACTGCAGCGGTACAGGCTCGCGAATTAGTACTTGGCTTGATTCCAGCTGATAACAACGAAGAAATGATCAAAACCTTCGAACCGATGCGCGCCTATCTGGAAAAGAAGCTGGGTCAAAAAGTGAAAATGTTCACTGCAACGGACTACGCCGGCGTGATTGAGGCGATGAAAAAGAAGCGTGTTGATATCGCCTGGTTCGGCCCTTTGTCGTATTACCTGGCTGAACAAGAAGCAGGTGCTGAAGCTTTTGCCGTCGGCATTCGTGAAGGCAGCAATTCAGCTACTTACAAGAGCATCATCGTTACGCCTTGCGACAGTGGCATCAAAAGCATTATGGATTTACAAGGCAAGAGCGTTGCGTTTGTTGACCCAGCCTCTACCTCTGGCGGTTTGATGCCGAGCTACATGGTGAAGCAAGCGACCGGCAAGATGCCTCAGGAATTTTTCGGTAAGTTTACCTATGCTGGTTCGCACGATGCAGCGGAATTGGCTGTGAAGAACAAGACCGTTGATGCGGCGGCAGACAATGACATTACCTATCCAAAGATGTTGGAAAAAGGTCTGATTACCAAGGAAAGCAATTGCATCATCGCCGAATCATCACCGTTGCCAGGTTCTCCTCTGGTTTACCGCGGTGATTTACCTAAGGAACTGAAAGCACAAATTCGCGATGCAATCTTGAATGCAGACAAGGAAATCAAAGTAACAGGCTACGGCAAGATCAGCCATTACGTTGCGGTTGAGCCTAAAGATTATCAAATGATCCGCAATATGGTTAAAGAACTTGGCCTTAAGAAAGAGCAGCTGAAGTAA
- the phnC gene encoding phosphonate ABC transporter ATP-binding protein, whose translation MAKIIIKDIGKRYANGFEALKGVSAEIAAGSFTVILGPSGAGKSTLLRTINGLETATAGTIQIGEQVVTQNNLREVRSQVGMVFQHFNLVDRLSVMTNVLTGRLSHRSWLGSLLYLFRRTDLDLAHDALIRVGLTDKAWNRADKLSGGQQQRVGIARALAQQPRVILADEPVASLDPVASEEIMGLLREICTRDGITVVVNLHQVELAKRFADRIIGLNDGLVVYDGPASGLDSATLSRIYSRNGDQVDEQLETMLAYA comes from the coding sequence ATGGCTAAAATCATTATAAAAGACATCGGCAAACGTTATGCCAATGGATTTGAAGCACTCAAGGGCGTTAGCGCAGAAATTGCAGCGGGTTCTTTCACGGTTATTCTCGGCCCGTCTGGCGCGGGGAAGTCTACTTTATTACGCACTATCAATGGGTTGGAAACAGCTACTGCAGGCACCATTCAGATAGGAGAACAAGTCGTCACGCAAAACAATCTTCGTGAAGTTCGTTCACAAGTTGGCATGGTGTTTCAGCATTTCAATCTGGTGGATCGATTGTCAGTCATGACCAATGTGCTCACCGGGCGTTTGTCGCATCGTTCGTGGCTGGGAAGTCTTTTGTATTTATTTCGTCGCACCGATCTGGATCTTGCGCACGATGCGTTAATTCGGGTGGGATTGACAGACAAAGCCTGGAATCGCGCTGATAAATTGTCAGGTGGACAACAGCAGCGTGTCGGTATTGCCCGTGCGCTGGCGCAACAACCGCGTGTGATTCTGGCCGATGAGCCGGTCGCCAGCCTGGATCCTGTTGCCAGCGAGGAGATCATGGGGTTGCTGCGCGAAATTTGTACGCGCGACGGAATTACCGTGGTGGTCAATCTGCATCAGGTCGAATTGGCTAAGCGTTTCGCTGACCGCATCATCGGACTGAATGACGGACTGGTGGTGTATGACGGTCCTGCCAGCGGCTTGGATAGCGCAACGCTGAGTCGAATCTATAGTCGCAACGGAGATCAAGTCGATGAGCAACTCGAAACTATGCTGGCCTACGCCTAA
- the phnE gene encoding phosphonate ABC transporter, permease protein PhnE, with translation MSNSKLCWPTPNGRPGLVPTLSLLACILLLAISAPAVELDFGRIVTAIPRMLAFAGNLLVLPDWEYLPILAKNILQTIEMTFLATSIALVISLPLGVLAAKNTSPHPAVFHATRNLLSLMRALPELVWALVFVSAVGLGPLPGIMALSFVTVGFMGKFFAESIEVVDQRQLEGVVAQGASWLQLRTFAHFPQAFPDFVGTVMYVLDHNLRAAAILGLVGAGGIGYDLVMAMRMFDYDRLLPIALSIYIVVTLLDRASDHFRMRMI, from the coding sequence ATGAGCAACTCGAAACTATGCTGGCCTACGCCTAACGGACGACCTGGCTTGGTACCGACGCTGTCACTACTCGCCTGTATCTTGCTTTTAGCGATCAGCGCACCGGCGGTCGAGCTTGATTTTGGGCGGATTGTCACTGCCATTCCTCGCATGTTGGCTTTTGCGGGAAATTTGCTGGTTCTCCCCGATTGGGAATACTTGCCGATATTGGCTAAAAATATCTTGCAGACCATCGAAATGACGTTTCTGGCGACCAGTATTGCGCTGGTCATTAGTCTGCCATTGGGCGTTCTGGCGGCTAAAAATACCAGCCCGCATCCTGCTGTTTTTCATGCGACACGCAATTTACTGTCCTTGATGCGCGCGCTGCCCGAACTGGTCTGGGCATTGGTGTTTGTCTCTGCGGTGGGCTTAGGTCCTTTGCCGGGAATCATGGCACTGTCATTCGTGACGGTCGGCTTCATGGGCAAGTTTTTTGCCGAAAGCATTGAAGTGGTCGATCAGCGTCAGCTGGAAGGGGTGGTGGCACAGGGGGCAAGTTGGTTGCAACTGCGTACTTTCGCTCATTTTCCGCAAGCATTTCCTGACTTTGTTGGCACGGTGATGTACGTGCTGGATCACAACCTGCGGGCCGCTGCGATTCTAGGTTTGGTGGGCGCGGGCGGTATCGGATATGACCTAGTGATGGCCATGCGGATGTTCGACTATGACCGGCTGCTGCCCATTGCGCTGTCTATTTACATCGTGGTGACGTTGCTGGATCGCGCATCCGATCACTTTCGCATGAGGATGATTTAA
- the phnE gene encoding phosphonate ABC transporter, permease protein PhnE: MAEKIIERPALPKKPFNPTSVWLSGWLALIWLIIVDLELSFETLLYGVQDIFEYFSRYSRPNFEDLSRYVELLGQTLATALWGSTLAIVVAVLLAPFAARNLSPNAVTYRIARELLNFMRAMPDLLLALIFVAALGLGPLPGALALGVHTAGFLGKFFAESLERVDNGIYEAVTATGASRIQLVMYAGWPSIQREALGYMLYIFDRNVRMAAVLGLVGAGGIGLALHDTLRMFNYDQSAALIVVILVTILTIDYLSTWIRGKLN, translated from the coding sequence ATGGCTGAGAAAATAATCGAACGTCCTGCCTTACCTAAGAAGCCGTTCAATCCTACTTCCGTCTGGTTGTCGGGTTGGCTGGCGCTGATTTGGCTAATTATTGTCGATCTTGAGTTGTCATTTGAGACGCTGCTGTATGGCGTACAGGACATTTTCGAGTATTTCAGCCGCTACAGTCGCCCTAATTTTGAGGACTTATCTAGATATGTAGAACTGTTGGGGCAAACGCTGGCAACGGCGTTGTGGGGAAGTACTCTGGCGATTGTCGTGGCGGTGCTGTTAGCGCCGTTCGCCGCTCGAAACCTGTCACCGAATGCCGTGACCTATCGTATTGCGCGTGAATTGCTCAACTTTATGCGTGCCATGCCGGATTTGTTGCTGGCATTGATTTTTGTCGCTGCACTGGGCTTGGGGCCGTTGCCGGGCGCCTTGGCGTTGGGCGTACATACGGCAGGATTTCTGGGTAAGTTCTTTGCGGAAAGTCTGGAACGCGTAGATAACGGGATTTATGAAGCCGTCACAGCGACCGGTGCATCGCGTATTCAACTGGTGATGTATGCAGGATGGCCGTCTATTCAACGCGAAGCGCTGGGTTACATGCTCTATATCTTCGACCGCAATGTACGCATGGCCGCAGTATTGGGTCTGGTCGGCGCGGGTGGTATTGGTCTTGCTCTGCATGACACCTTACGCATGTTCAATTACGACCAATCAGCCGCGCTGATTGTGGTGATTCTGGTCACGATTTTAACGATTGATTATCTGTCTACCTGGATAAGAGGAAAACTTAACTAA